The stretch of DNA CctaatataaatataagttaAACTAATAAATTTTGATGTAACATTATCAGTGTTTCAGTGGATCATGAACATTTTTATAggcttttttatttattgtatattgattgttttatattcCTTGACACTTTTTTTGGAAGTGGAAGTTTGAAAATAATCTGGAGAGTACATGACCAATAACAGCTGTATAACATTTTAAATGATCTATGAAGTGTGCCTATTCATTAATACAAAGCTGAGTTATTAAATTAAAGTGCCAGCCTTAGTCTTTGTTTACGTCTTCTTAAAATATAACATCCATTGCTTGAAGtctgaaaagattttttatCTATTGAATGGAAACTCTTAGGTGCAAGCAGGTAGATAAATAGGTCAACAATCACTGTTCTACTCCATTTAAGAATTTGATGGTATACTTGATGTTGACAGTATTAACATTGAACAACTGTGTGAAAGTTTCAGAACGCAATCATTTGATCATAGGAATATAGAAGTTTCCAATTTTTGACTCCTGAGCTTAAGGTTGTTAAATCGATAGAAAAGATTTGTGTACTAATGATTACTATTacaagataataaaatatgactAGTGAAATTGATAAAGATTGTATGGCTTCCAAAATAGTAGAAAATGAGAAAGAGAAGCCTTTCAAGAAAGCATCTTTTTCTAAGCATTCTCTCCATCGACTCTCGAAGCGCTTGTCACTGAGTAAGTTTATACTGACCTTGTAATGTAAAGCATTGAAGATGTttttatctgcaaaatgtcGAAGCGAGAATTAATTGTTTGATATGAAATCTTATGGTTTAAATTCTGTACTACTAATATTgaacaaaatgtatttttgtactactattttattataaattgctATATAAGGATATTTTGCTATTGACTTCACTTCGCAAACAAGCTTTCTGTAGTGAagcacaataataataaataatcgtGTTTTTAAATATGCATTGACCTTATATCAAAATTATACTTGATGTATGCTAATGGTATATACCGAAGTTGAGACTTTTCACACGGTTTTGTCATAACTTATACGTTTTTTTTGCTTCATATTCATGCTTtgtaaatgaaattatttttgcaataaattattGGTTTAGATTTCAATAGGAAattcatttttcttatttattattattttagctACAAGGGTAAGAGCAAGAGGGTTAatgaaagatttttttcaaatcatgttacagaatatatataaataacaagatacgtatataaatatataaaagaatatataatgctgttatttataaaataacagAACAAATATGTTAGTTATACGCTGCTCTGATAGGTTTATATTATTTGCCAGTTTATTGTAGGATGTAACTTCTGATTTTtacaatgacaaaaaaaattgaagttacCAGAATGCACATTAGATTTAATAATAATCATCTCTTTTTATCTCGCATTTTTCTAATCAACAATACTGTTATCATACTTTATTTAATCAATATTATATAGTTTATAATCTTATTTGAAAagtgttttgttattttatgattaatatTAAACTAtccattatttatttaatacctCTAATACCTACATTTTCATACTCAGATGCAGGTGGAAAAAAGAGATCTGTTCTTGTTGACACAGAATCTGGAGATGTCAAAGGCGACCATTTTGCACTATATGAGGTAAAAAAAATCAACCACATGTTcaatgtcacacaacctgttTCTACTGTAATGAATATAAACAGTTTATGTTTGGAAAGGCGCTCACATGAATATAAATACAGAAGGTTTTTCTCTCTTGTCGCCGCGTTAAATCTTTGGTTGCTACAACTTCTATCCAAACTGATGTTAAAGAACTATGCAAGAGCTTGAAATTCTAAGCGCCTCACTAAAAAGTTTTGCATTGTGAGACTATTTTAATTCgttgtgtacatggaaaaactaaatGTTGTTGTGTGTATGTGTATTCTTCGATACCAATACACTAAAACCTAATGTTTTATTTGCTCAGCCACATATTTAAAGCAAATAGAACATACCGCTATATTGCGCAATAGCTCATTTTTGGTCAATTTGTTTgtgtatataccggtatatatatttcactcTCATCACCTGTATTGAATCTGTTTTACAGGAGGATCTCCAAGAAAGACCTCGTGTTGCCACTTTGCTCAGTGCAATGGCAAACTATACTAATCTTCCACAAGGAGCAAAAGAACATGAAAATGAAGAGGAAGGTGCAAAGAAATTGAAACCGGTGGGATTGAATTAAGACTGGGTATTCTGGTCTGTGGGgggagagagagattttatttttttgccaaCCAAAATTAAATAACAGTCatcacaataataaacaataataataattagtaaTAAATTAGTTGGGTATAAACAGGAGGGAGTTCTATCAGTATTCTCAAATTTAATGACTTTGGCAATACTGCATTTCCTGCGATTGAGCGAGTGCTTATTGAATAACGTTAACATTTGTTCTTGAAGTCGTAGAATTAGAGTTGCATCATCGTCTATATATTCTAATCGGAAACTCACCCTTTTATTGCTGAATTCTTATCTTCAGCAGTCAGTTTTTGACAATTACCAGAACCAGCTCTAGCTATAAtatacatttaaattttttatttatcaaattacagtTTAATAacaatcattttttattgaGAATTAACAATATTTCTAGActtgtatattttcatttatttttcctCTTTTCATTTTCAGGCTCCAAAACTAAGTACTATTATGGGAGTATATTTGCCGTgtgttcaaaatatatttggtGTTATTCTCTTTATTCGTCTCACATGGATCGTCGGTCTAGCTGGGATTTGGGAGAGTTTTATGATTGTACTACTTTGTTGCACAACTGTAAGTAATAAATGGagatttttatatatatgcattttatatatattattattctaGCTAGCCATTGTTTTTGATACCGTTTTTGGcactccagaaatatgtgtaccaatatgaaggtaagtaattttgttcgcctactttacatcaagttgtgtaaagggacttggctaacacagacagtccccgaacttgtaatagaactgaaataaggaaaatcggaacaaaattatggcttaccctaacctggtacacacactacggcagTATAGATTTTCTTTACCTGCATTTCATGTATTGAATCGTTATTATTTTAGATTACAGAAAGtagaaatttggaatttttgagTTATTTGGTATATAGATTTGCagtttgatgttttagttaccTCGATATTTAGCTTAGATTTTTTTAACTTCAATTTTGCTGCAATTAATGCTAGTCTTTTGGCCATGGAACATGTTTTTGTTTGATTCAATAACttctttgttttattattatttatatcatacaaaagaacattttattttacattagaAAACTTTTGTACTGTtccatatttcaattttttctgtgAATTTTCAAGCTTGAAAATATCACGGCAAATGATGTAATGCGTATTGCTTTCAATATTTCATGAGTGGTCTCCTTGACAAGTATGACATCATATCACATGATCACTGTAaccaataataaatttatacttAGATATTGATTAGATTTCTAATAATCTTACGAAATTTGGCCGGCCTACtgataatttgaaattgattggtcTATTCGTTGCGGAGAATAGCTTTTATTCCTGACCACAAGGTGGTGGGTAATTAGCTTTCTGATATTGATAAGAAACTTAAGCAGAAATGAGTTTCAATAAagcattttcactgtattttaTATGTACTCTTTTTATCTTTTAGACTCTGTTAACTGCCATTTCAATGAGTGCCATCGCCACGAATGGTGTCGTTCCCGCGGGTGGTTCATATTTTATGATATCCAGAGCACTAGGTCCTGAATTTGGAGGAGCTGTTGGAATACTATTTTACCTAGGAACAACTTTTGCTTCTTCTATGTATATTCTTGGAGCAGTCGAAATTCTACTGGTACGTAGCAATATTGTTcagattttgaattattttgttttcaagtcTCGACTGTGTGTTGTTATCTCGTATTGAATGCAACAAGCTAGTTTGTGTAGTTAGTGTGTCGCGTTTTTATTACTATTGCTATTTACTAAAACATAGGTTTTTAAGAATCTTGGGTGTCTTTTTTGGGGGCCAAAATTTTGTTCCTAAAAGTGGTAgctggagtcaaaatttttaattttattgtgcaTCTGAGCTTTAGTTGTTTTCAAATACTATGGAGTTTATTGTGAATTCTCCTAGTATCCACAGCTCTGACCGTAACCCAGTTTACACGAAATTATGTTGGAGAAAGACTTGAAAAGTAGAAAGTGACAAGTTATTGATTAAATGATGAAATTCTTTCCGGATCAACTTATTGAAGTAACATAAATTTACCCATGCTTGCAATTGTTTCAGGTTACAACATAGGCCCTTTGGGAAATTACTTTTTATTGGAAGTTTTGAATTTGTTGGTGCCGAAATGCCCATCGGTTTTTGATTGAGATATATGGAATgtagaataaaatttttctttttatttcagaCCTATATTGCAAACGATATGGCAATATTCAAACCATTTGCTGGACCTGAGTATAAAGCGAATCTTCTCAACAATATGAGAGTGTACGGCACAGTGTTTCTCATTCTCATGTCCTCGTTAGTATTCATCGGAGTGAAATATGTCAACAAGTTTGCATCTCTTTTCCTCGCCTGTGTCATATTGTCTATTGTTGCAATCTACGCCGGTGTTCTTAAAAGTGCTTTCCTACCACCTACTGTTGAGTAAGTATTTTCTACACATTCTTGAGTGTTTTTATGACTAATAAAGACTTACAAGacttgaaaaaattaatatttttttgtcatttacaGTGTCTGTATGCTGGGGAATCGTATCTTAAAAGAACCACCTCAAGGCATTTGCTCAAATTTTACAGATGTCAATCAAACAGTAAGTCTCTTTAGTACTATTTTGTTGTATTGAATGTACAGAGTAACCCTAAATACCAGAACTCAGGTCATATGAAACATATTTCAGAGGGACCATAAATTTTGTGCGAAGTGTCCTAGATGATTGAAACCATTGCGTATGATCCAATCATacattatttcttatttttttggTACCATGTACTTCGAAATATCTGATTTCGTTTTGAGCATATTCTTTATGTTTAATCTTTAgggataataaatattttcttatccGTTGAAAGTTTTTAGCTGGCTAATAATAGGAACCTGGCATTTGAAAAGCCTAATGTTATAATGGgagaattatttttcaaattttttaggtactcctgaaatatgcgcaccaagatgtcacacaacctgaatcctaaccggtacacacatactatgttcaggttgtgcgccatcttggtgcgcatacttctggaggtccgaatTCAATTTAGAAAAGTAAGGTAAAATATAGTAACTGTGTGTTTGGTTGTACACCAGTGAAATATGTAGTATTCGAAACTTAAATCTTCTTTTCCTTCACAGGAATATTCAGGACTCTTTCATATTTATTGCTCCATAAACCAAACTATGGTAGAAAATAGCACAATGATTTCTGTGAATGGAACTGAAGTTAACAGCACAGATGTTTCCCCAACTACACCAATTATTACTTGTGATAGTTATTATGCTCAAAATCAATTGAGAACAATACAGGGTATTCCTGGTCTGGCTGGCGGAGTTATTACAGGTAATGACTAAATGAATACTAAATATTTTAGTATTCTAGTTCTAGTAGACTCGATTTCCATCAGTTTTGATCTTGAATAATTTAAAGGTTCTCATTTAGCAGCCTTATTATAATACAGGGTGACCCTGCAAACAATAcccataaatttttcaattttttctcaaatttatttacCACTTGAACGCTTGGAACTTCTGCTTGTGCATGATTCTGctcaaaagtttcagtaatatAGATCgcattgcacaaaagttatattcTCTCTTGAATATGTTTCGAATAATCTGGGTTTTGCGTTTTGGGTCACCCTAAATGTGCCAAACTTGGCTTTGTAAAAGTATATGtgaatcatgattcatgatttCCATATTGAATTGGAAAATGTAGGATAAACTCCAATTATGTTTCTGatttgtaaaaattgttaaTCGTTGTCGAGATCCAGTTGAGATTCAAGAGTTAATACATTTGGATAACAGTTTTgttaaaatgttgaattttatcTCTCTTACTTTTCACAATTATtcgtaattttattcaaaaaagtaGGAAACTGAATTACTAGTTAACAAAGTATTCCTTCATATATATGTCAGTTGGGTGATCTAGTAAACTAACTAGTTATTATCTGATATATATTAATCCAATGTATCAGGTGATCATCACAGAACTATAGCACGAGAACATGGCATAGAAATAGAAAGAAACGAGAGTCATCCACCAGGTTGGTTAGACAGTTTAAGCAGGAATGTATGAAATTATGGAAGTTGTACCACCAGTTGAGCTGAAATTAGAACAGTATTAGGTTGTATCGATTTGCTCAGAAATTAGATTGGGCACACTTAGAATTAGgacttttcatatttatatcagGAGAGGGTAGAGATGATAGCAACGTAAGACAAAAGAAAAGAATGAGAAATTTTGAAagagaaaattatttaaaaatgttaaaaaataggTACTCTTCAAGCTAGTTTTCAAGTATTCAAGTATCACCTTTTTAAGTATTCAAGTAAAGAATGTATGTGAAGGAAAAATCCATAATGCACGCTTTTTCCTCATTTACTCAAAACAGCTTTCAAGTTTTAGCCAAGCCCTCGAAATATTATATCCAAAGGTCTCTTGTCTGCATACCAGTCCAAAACGGATGTGGTGAATTACTTATAGATTTTTCATTTCAGAAGTGAGAATTTGAACAGCCAATGTTTTCTGGTTATGTTTTCCATGCcttgttattattatatcattatttaattattttacttAATTGTAATTTACCTTTATTTCGTTTAGAAAATTCTGTTAACCATTACATGGACAATGGAGATATATTAACATCATCATCTCTTGATGAAGTACCTGTTGCACCTTATGAACCAAAAGGAACAGAAACATGGATCGTTGCAGATATAACTACAACTTTCACTATTTTACTTGCGATTTTCTTTCCTTCTGTAACTGGTAAGCTTGACTGACTTAACTTATTCATATATAGATGATATCTTAATGGTGGAAGTACTGGACCTTGCTATGTTGGCATTGCAGATAAGAAGATCAGTGGTATATTTTTATCACCTTATAAATAGTATTTTGAGAACATGAACATTCttacgcaaaaaaaaaaaattgattttccactgtgctcTTAATTCAATCTAATTATAGCTCATGCATTGTATAGTTAATAATTGACAGTTTATAGATTTCATCATAAATCAGGGATGTGCAACAGGTGACCTGCGAGCCACAATTACGCCCATCAAGCAGCCATCCTATTTAGgcagtttttgtttaaaaagcCGCACACATGGGTTAAAAAttcatagatttttttttatcttgtcaCTGCGTTGAATCATGTGCCGTTTTATCCTGgggcctttattactgtaaggctgaGCGAAAGCCTTTTCCttgtgagaattttttaatttgttttatacatgaaaaaaaaaaaatatttgcgcGGCCCaactagatgtctgaagttagTTATATGACCCgcttacatatatatatatcgcatataataatgttgcacacccctgttttaaatatatttatttcatataggAACTTGAGCATTCTATCTAGTGCATGCTTTGTGCATTACTATTAGAAAGTATCACAATACTTATTGTTGATGGGTTCTCATATTCTTTATTTTCGTGACAGGAATCATGGCAGGGTCAAACAGATCCGGTGATCTTGCTGATGCTCAACGTTCTATTCCTAAAGGAACTATCGGCGCTGTATTGACAACTTCGATTGTCTGTATcctttcataaaaaaaatcaaaatttagttttaagaTAGTGATAAATTTTACTGTTTGTCAGTGCAGTGTTTTCGTTGAGATAAAAacaacaatgctcaaatatataaacatgaaGGTCCAATAACTAACTGCAGCACTGTTCGGCTTTCACTGAAATCCGTTATCTGAATTTAGCTTCAAAAGCTTCTAATCAAAGGGAGACAGAAATAGTCGTGTACAGTAGAATAAAAAGTATTCCACTTAAATCAAAaaaggcaaaatttttggtggaATATCGTACTGAAAGTTTAAAAACGATTGGTCTAATCATTTCAGAAAAAGGCAATTTTCCCAACGACATAAGTCCCctcaacaacaataacaacaatttagTAAAATGATCGAATAATATTGATTCCAATAGtaaaaaatttttgttgaagGTTCAGAACCTTAACTTCCATATTATATCAGATTTATCAACTGTTGTGTTTTTTGGAGCTTGCATTGACGGAGCTCTGCTGCGAGATAAGtaagattttcatattgatattttCCACAATCACTTTATCATAAAACTTTGCATAAATCATCATTCTTCATTTCCTTTTCAGGTTTGGATACAGCATAGGAAGTGATCTAACTGTTTCTCGTTTGGCATGGCCATCCAAATGGGTTATTCTCATTGGTGCTTTCCTATCTACTGTTGGTGCGGGACTGCAATCGCTAACTGGAGCTCCACGTCTTATGCAAGCTATTGCGAAAGACAATATCATACCTATTTTAAGTGTAAGTTCCTTTATAActaaatgttatattttttacCACTTTGAAGCCACTGCTACCAGGGATGTCCATGACAAATTGGGTGCTGAAATCTATACAGAATTGGTTATATTCAATTGAGTAAATACTAGTGCTGTGGTACTAGACCTTTTTtttcgtggcccattttcgTTTCATATAAATTTGATGGCCATTGATATTTTCgggcaagaaaaaaaaatacaagaaatTTTTTGCAGAAATACCCACCTCCACTttgataattaaataaaaattactactCAGTAGAAAAAAGATGGCATTATAATTCATTGttactacaatcaaaatttaactATAGTGAGTGACGCAAATGAGCTAAAGTTATGACTAActcaagtaatttttaatatatttgtggCCCATGTGGAAATGTTTCTGGGGTGGGCCATGGcatagaaaatttagaatattataTCTGGAACTTTGAAAGTTATTATTCCAGAATCTATTTGAGATTATTGTCTATTGCTACTCTATAAAAGTCACTTTTTTGCAAATAGTtacatttttctgaaattgcAGGTATTTGGTCGAGGAAAAGCGAACGGCGAACCAACGTGGGCTCTTCTATTAACTTTCTGTATTTCACTCATTGGTATTGCTATTGCTGATTTGGACTTAGTTGCTCCTATCATTACAATGTAAGTAGCATAAATGATCAATGTTTTGACTGAATATCAGGCTAACTAAAATACTAAGTTGGAATTAAAGTATTTTTCGCTGCTGTTTGGGCATGGTGAGTCAGACAATAGCTGTTGAGTCTGTTTTGACAAGtgttttaacaaattttaatacttctagtcaaaattaaaaaattaaacatattcTTAAATAACATaacttcaaatgaaaaaatatttttaagaattatgagaaaaatataacaaactATATCATACATACTACATTGTAATCATATCCATTAAGATAGCTTCAATAGGTGCCTGAAAGACTGTGCTGAAACCCATCTATGAGTAGCAAAAGACTTCATAATCATGTTTGATTTTTTCAGGTTTTTCCTGATGTGTTACATGTTTGTAAATCTTGCTTGTGCTCTTCAAACACTGTTAAAAACACCAAGCTGGAGACCAAGATTCAAATATTATCATTGGTAAGTATTCATCTACCCTTTTCTATCTTATTTTTTGTGGGGTTTTCAATTCTTCCATTTTCAGCAAGGCTCTTGACAAGATGCCACTGATACACAAGAAGCTGCTATTTTTAGAAAGACGTGAACCTTCCATGCCTGacattttttatccaatttatCATACTTTTGGTGAGGAGGTGGGCATGTCCC from Styela clava chromosome 14, kaStyClav1.hap1.2, whole genome shotgun sequence encodes:
- the LOC120341479 gene encoding solute carrier family 12 member 4-like isoform X4 encodes the protein MTSEIDKDCMASKIVENEKEKPFKKASFSKHSLHRLSKRLSLNAGGKKRSVLVDTESGDVKGDHFALYEEDLQERPRVATLLSAMANYTNLPQGAKEHENEEEGAKKLKPAPKLSTIMGVYLPCVQNIFGVILFIRLTWIVGLAGIWESFMIVLLCCTTTLLTAISMSAIATNGVVPAGGSYFMISRALGPEFGGAVGILFYLGTTFASSMYILGAVEILLTYIANDMAIFKPFAGPEYKANLLNNMRVYGTVFLILMSSLVFIGVKYVNKFASLFLACVILSIVAIYAGVLKSAFLPPTVDVCMLGNRILKEPPQGICSNFTDVNQTEYSGLFHIYCSINQTMVENSTMISVNGTEVNSTDVSPTTPIITCDSYYAQNQLRTIQGIPGLAGGVITENSVNHYMDNGDILTSSSLDEVPVAPYEPKGTETWIVADITTTFTILLAIFFPSVTGIMAGSNRSGDLADAQRSIPKGTIGAVLTTSIVYLSTVVFFGACIDGALLRDKFGYSIGSDLTVSRLAWPSKWVILIGAFLSTVGAGLQSLTGAPRLMQAIAKDNIIPILSVFGRGKANGEPTWALLLTFCISLIGIAIADLDLVAPIITMFFLMCYMFVNLACALQTLLKTPSWRPRFKYYHWLLSFLGMTLCITLMFISSWYYALIALVIAAFIYKYIEYRGAEKEWGDGLRGLQLTTARYALLRLEDGPPHTKNWRPQLLILMKLDDELKPKHKQMLSFAQQLKAGKGFMLVSSVIEGNFMEKFPEAQAAEQEVQKAMNEYKIKGFHQVVVSKDVSHGIDVLLQSSGLGGLRHNTIILGWPNGWRQSPDPDAYRVFLNTIRAAGASHNAILVPKNVQLFPDRQDRIMEGTIDVWWVVHDGGLLMLLPFLLRQHKVWKNCKTRIFTVAQLEDNSIQMKKDLATFLYHLRIDAEIEVVEMDDSDISAYTYERTLMMEQRNEILQHLHLSKRESQREVELVVERSRSFRAKNSPAKSFPKSGNSSANGKVKKKVTYAPTLTYHENGVMEVEGQENEIGAMMDKLRESNTAVRNTTQNDGFDSVEMEARNEMTWTPAKLLESQKQYAEDEQSTSSPKKEKQKGGIKNLLDIKPHSMNVRRMHTAVKLNEVIVNRSHQAKLVILNLPGPPRGGNQQREANYMEFLEVLTEGLERVLMVRGGGREVITIYS
- the LOC120341479 gene encoding solute carrier family 12 member 4-like isoform X5 produces the protein MSTVRFTVTKTEEESDQQGAQPENAKQEKEPGEKSLLIDSAPPTVVLIPPNKEENEATNNEDAGGKKRSVLVDTESGDVKGDHFALYEEDLQERPRVATLLSAMANYTNLPQGAKEHENEEEGAKKLKPAPKLSTIMGVYLPCVQNIFGVILFIRLTWIVGLAGIWESFMIVLLCCTTTLLTAISMSAIATNGVVPAGGSYFMISRALGPEFGGAVGILFYLGTTFASSMYILGAVEILLTYIANDMAIFKPFAGPEYKANLLNNMRVYGTVFLILMSSLVFIGVKYVNKFASLFLACVILSIVAIYAGVLKSAFLPPTVDVCMLGNRILKEPPQGICSNFTDVNQTEYSGLFHIYCSINQTMVENSTMISVNGTEVNSTDVSPTTPIITCDSYYAQNQLRTIQGIPGLAGGVITENSVNHYMDNGDILTSSSLDEVPVAPYEPKGTETWIVADITTTFTILLAIFFPSVTGIMAGSNRSGDLADAQRSIPKGTIGAVLTTSIVYLSTVVFFGACIDGALLRDKFGYSIGSDLTVSRLAWPSKWVILIGAFLSTVGAGLQSLTGAPRLMQAIAKDNIIPILSVFGRGKANGEPTWALLLTFCISLIGIAIADLDLVAPIITMFFLMCYMFVNLACALQTLLKTPSWRPRFKYYHWLLSFLGMTLCITLMFISSWYYALIALVIAAFIYKYIEYRGAEKEWGDGLRGLQLTTARYALLRLEDGPPHTKNWRPQLLILMKLDDELKPKHKQMLSFAQQLKAGKGFMLVSSVIEGNFMEKFPEAQAAEQEVQKAMNEYKIKGFHQVVVSKDVSHGIDVLLQSSGLGGLRHNTIILGWPNGWRQSPDPDAYRVFLNTIRAAGASHNAILVPKNVQLFPDRQDRIMEGTIDVWWVVHDGGLLMLLPFLLRQHKVWKNCKTRIFTVAQLEDNSIQMKKDLATFLYHLRIDAEIEVVEMDDSDISAYTYERTLMMEQRNEILQHLHLSKRESQREIGAMMDKLRESNTAVRNTTQNDGFDSVEMEARNEMTWTPAKLLESQKQYAEDEQSTSSPKKEKQKGGIKNLLDIKPHSMNVRRMHTAVKLNEVIVNRSHQAKLVILNLPGPPRGGNQQREANYMEFLEVLTEGLERVLMVRGGGREVITIYS